A genome region from Hippopotamus amphibius kiboko isolate mHipAmp2 chromosome 1, mHipAmp2.hap2, whole genome shotgun sequence includes the following:
- the PCYOX1L gene encoding prenylcysteine oxidase-like isoform X1: MRKPHPGGGTGKLPMTEPAPREMRLMRTSCRRGTAAYPMRGCDQRRWKAEQPVGRRGGAGSPAPTRKCLSPGVLTPSLPAMARAARLVAALAALLAAAATGDARPSKIAVVGAGIGGSAVAHFLQQHFGPRVQIDVFEKGTVGGRLATISVNKQHYESGAASFHSLSLHMQGFVKQLGLRHRREVGGRSAIFNGENLVLEETDWYLLNLFRLWWHYGISFLRLQMWVEEVMEKFMRIYKYQAHGYAFSGVEELLYSLGESAFVNMTQRSVAESLLQVGVTQRFIDDVVSAVLRASYGQSAAMPAFAGAMSLAGAQGSLWSVEGGNKLVCSGLLKLTKANVIHATVTTVTLQQTEGKPLYHVKYENEVGTGSDYYDIVVIATPLHLDNSSTITFEGFDPPIDVVQGSFQPTVVSLVHGYLNSSYFGFPDPKLFPFASILTTDFPSFFCSLDNICPVNVSANFRRKQPQEAAVWRVQSPQPLLRSQLKTLFRSYYSVQTAEWQAHPVHSPHTPLPRFMLHDQLFHLNALEWAASSVEVTAVAAKNVALLAFNRWYQDLDKIDQKDLMHKVKTEL; this comes from the exons ATGAGAAAACCGCATCCAGGAGGCGGGACGGGGAAGCTGCCAATGACAGAGCCTGCCCCCAGAGAGATGCGGCTAATGAGGACCTCGTGCCGGAGAGGGACGGCTGCTTATCCAATGAGAGGCTGCGATCAGCGACGCTGGAAGGCGGAACAGCCAGTGGggcgccggggcggggcggggagcccAGCGCCAACCCGCAAGTGCCTGAGTCCCGGCGTTCTGACCCCGTCGCTGCCCGCCATGGCCCGCGCTGCCCGGCTCGTCGCCGCGCTGGCCGCGCTCCTCGCCGCCGCCGCTACAGGCGATGCCCGTCCCAGCAAAATCG CTGTGGTTGGAGCTGGAATCGGGGGCTCTGCTGTGGCCCATTTCCTCCAACAGCACTTCGGCCCCCGGGTGCAGATCGACGTGTTCGAGAAGGGGACCGTGGGCGGCCGCCTGGCCACCATCTCAGTCAACAAGCAGCACTATGAGAGCGGCGCCGCCTCCTTCCACTCCCTGAGCCTCCACATGCAGGGCTTCGTCAAGCAGCTGG GGCTGCGGCATCGGCgtgaggtgggaggcaggagCGCCATCTTCAATGGGGAGAACCTCGTGCTGGAGGAGACTGACTGGTACCTGCTGAACCTCTTCCGCCTGTGGTGGCACTATGGCATCAGCTTCCTGAGACTGCAGATGTGGGTGGAGGAGGTCATGGAGAAGTTCATGAG GATCTATAAGTACCAGGCCCATGGTTATGCCTTCTCGGGTGTGGAGGAACTGCTCTACTCGCTGGGGGAATCCGCCTTCGTCAACATGACCCAGCGCTCCGTGGCCGAGTCCCTGCTCCAGGTGGGCGTCACACAGCGCTTTATCGATGACGTCGTCTCCGCCGTCCTGCGGGCCAGCTACGGCCAGTCAGCAGCGATGCCTGCCTTTGCCG GAGCCATGTCACTAGCCGGGGCCCAAGGCAGCCTGTGGTCTGTGGAGGGAGGCAACAAGCTGGTTTGTTCCGGTCTGCTGAAGCTCACCAAGGCCAATGTGATCCATGCCACGGTGACCACTGTGACCCTGCAACAGACAG aGGGGAAACCCTTGTACCACGTCAAGTACGAGAATGAGGTCGGCACGGGCTCTGACTACTACGACATAGTGGTCATCGCCACCCCTCTGCACCTGGACAACAGTAGCACCATCACCTTTGAGGGCTTCGACCCGCCCATCGACGTcgtccagggctctttccagcCCACTGTTGTCTCCTTGGTCCATGGCTACCTCAACTCCTCCTACTTTGGCTTCCCTGACCCTAAGCTTTTCCCCTTTGCCAGCATCCTCACCACAGATTTCCCCAGCTTCTTTTGCTCCCTCGACAACATCTGTCCCGTCAACGTTTCAGCCAACTTCCGGCGGAAGCAGCCTCAGGAGGCTGCCGTTTGGCGAGTCCagtccccccagcccctccttcgGTCCCAGCTGAAGACCCTCTTTCGCTCCTATTATTCAGTCCAGACAGCCGAGTGGCAGGCCCACCCTGTCCacagcccccacacccccctcCCGCGGTTCATGCTACACGATCAGCTCTTCCACCTCAATGCCCTGGAGTGGGCAGCCAGCTCCGTGGAGGTGACGGCTGTGGCTGCCAAGAACGTGGCCCTGCTGGCTTTCAACCGCTGGTACCAGGACCTAGACAAGATTGACCAAAAGGATTTGATGCACAAGGTAAAGACTGAACTGTGA
- the IL17B gene encoding interleukin-17B, protein MRQYMCGGLVGPGQGMTGEGGPATGLSSSLPLPWAPDLSPEGDLSLPPLTCGLPPQMFLLTVSIFVGLGQPRNPKGKRKGQGRPGTLAPGPHQMPLDLVSRVKPYARMEEYEKNLGEMVAQLRNSSEPARRKCEVNLQLWLSNKRSLSPWGYSINHDPSRVPADLPEAQCLCLGCVNPFTMQEDRSMVSVPVFSQVPVRRRLCPLPPRTGPCRQRAVMETIAVGCTCIF, encoded by the exons ATGCGTCAGTACATGTGTGGTGGGCTGGTGGGACCAGGCCAGGGCATGACAGGTGAGGGTGGCCCTGCCACaggcctttcctcttccctcccccttccttggGCCCCAGATCTTAGCCCAGAGGGAGACCTGTCTCTCCCACCTTTGACTTGTGGCCTTCCTCCCCAGATGTTCCTTCTCACCGTCTCCATCTTCGTGGGGCTGGGCCAGCCCAGGAACCCCAAAGGCAAGAGGAAGGGGCAAGGGCGGCCTGGGACCCTAGCCCCTGGGCCTCACCAGATGCCCCTGGACCTGGTGTCCCGGGTAAAGCCATATGCCCGCATGGAGGAATATGAGAAGAACCTGGGGGAGATGGTGGCCCAGCTGAGGAACAGCTCCGAGCCGGCCAGGAGGAAGTGTGAGGTCAACCTGCAGCTGTGGCTGTCCAACAAGAGGAGCCTGTCGCCCTGGGGCTACAG CATCAACCACGACCCCAGCCGCGTTCCTGCGGACCTGCCGGAGGCGCAGTGCCTCTGTCTGGGCTGTGTGAACCCCTTCACTATGCAGGAGGACCGCAGCATGGTGAGCGTGCCCGTGTTCAGCCAGGTGCCCGTGCGTCGTCGCCTCTGTCCGCTGCCGCCACGCACTGGGCCCTGCCGCCAGCGCGCGGTCATGGAGACCATCGCCGTGGGCTGCACCTGCATCTTCTGA
- the PCYOX1L gene encoding prenylcysteine oxidase-like isoform X2, with protein sequence MPVPAKSHFGPRVQIDVFEKGTVGGRLATISVNKQHYESGAASFHSLSLHMQGFVKQLGLRHRREVGGRSAIFNGENLVLEETDWYLLNLFRLWWHYGISFLRLQMWVEEVMEKFMRIYKYQAHGYAFSGVEELLYSLGESAFVNMTQRSVAESLLQVGVTQRFIDDVVSAVLRASYGQSAAMPAFAGAMSLAGAQGSLWSVEGGNKLVCSGLLKLTKANVIHATVTTVTLQQTEGKPLYHVKYENEVGTGSDYYDIVVIATPLHLDNSSTITFEGFDPPIDVVQGSFQPTVVSLVHGYLNSSYFGFPDPKLFPFASILTTDFPSFFCSLDNICPVNVSANFRRKQPQEAAVWRVQSPQPLLRSQLKTLFRSYYSVQTAEWQAHPVHSPHTPLPRFMLHDQLFHLNALEWAASSVEVTAVAAKNVALLAFNRWYQDLDKIDQKDLMHKVKTEL encoded by the exons ATGCCCGTCCCAGCAAAATCG CACTTCGGCCCCCGGGTGCAGATCGACGTGTTCGAGAAGGGGACCGTGGGCGGCCGCCTGGCCACCATCTCAGTCAACAAGCAGCACTATGAGAGCGGCGCCGCCTCCTTCCACTCCCTGAGCCTCCACATGCAGGGCTTCGTCAAGCAGCTGG GGCTGCGGCATCGGCgtgaggtgggaggcaggagCGCCATCTTCAATGGGGAGAACCTCGTGCTGGAGGAGACTGACTGGTACCTGCTGAACCTCTTCCGCCTGTGGTGGCACTATGGCATCAGCTTCCTGAGACTGCAGATGTGGGTGGAGGAGGTCATGGAGAAGTTCATGAG GATCTATAAGTACCAGGCCCATGGTTATGCCTTCTCGGGTGTGGAGGAACTGCTCTACTCGCTGGGGGAATCCGCCTTCGTCAACATGACCCAGCGCTCCGTGGCCGAGTCCCTGCTCCAGGTGGGCGTCACACAGCGCTTTATCGATGACGTCGTCTCCGCCGTCCTGCGGGCCAGCTACGGCCAGTCAGCAGCGATGCCTGCCTTTGCCG GAGCCATGTCACTAGCCGGGGCCCAAGGCAGCCTGTGGTCTGTGGAGGGAGGCAACAAGCTGGTTTGTTCCGGTCTGCTGAAGCTCACCAAGGCCAATGTGATCCATGCCACGGTGACCACTGTGACCCTGCAACAGACAG aGGGGAAACCCTTGTACCACGTCAAGTACGAGAATGAGGTCGGCACGGGCTCTGACTACTACGACATAGTGGTCATCGCCACCCCTCTGCACCTGGACAACAGTAGCACCATCACCTTTGAGGGCTTCGACCCGCCCATCGACGTcgtccagggctctttccagcCCACTGTTGTCTCCTTGGTCCATGGCTACCTCAACTCCTCCTACTTTGGCTTCCCTGACCCTAAGCTTTTCCCCTTTGCCAGCATCCTCACCACAGATTTCCCCAGCTTCTTTTGCTCCCTCGACAACATCTGTCCCGTCAACGTTTCAGCCAACTTCCGGCGGAAGCAGCCTCAGGAGGCTGCCGTTTGGCGAGTCCagtccccccagcccctccttcgGTCCCAGCTGAAGACCCTCTTTCGCTCCTATTATTCAGTCCAGACAGCCGAGTGGCAGGCCCACCCTGTCCacagcccccacacccccctcCCGCGGTTCATGCTACACGATCAGCTCTTCCACCTCAATGCCCTGGAGTGGGCAGCCAGCTCCGTGGAGGTGACGGCTGTGGCTGCCAAGAACGTGGCCCTGCTGGCTTTCAACCGCTGGTACCAGGACCTAGACAAGATTGACCAAAAGGATTTGATGCACAAGGTAAAGACTGAACTGTGA